The Streptosporangiales bacterium genome window below encodes:
- a CDS encoding tyrosine-type recombinase/integrase — translation MAGRAEEGRRMSINRRGDRWRARYYGPDGRERNKTFDRKIDAQRWLADQKARMSRGEWIDPAALRVEFGVIAEEWSGTTLHLKPRTRDGYRRLLDRRVLPRWRHIPMGKLVGYVSDWITELGSAGLSATDIRQTVYVFSAVCQYAIRTGRLHVNPLAGIKLPRPKATRERIFLNHVEVAKLAAEVGDYAIFIRTLAYTGMRWGEAIALRVRDIDLNRRRIDVHRAYTDLAGKLIEGTPKSHQARTVPLPPSLCADLQALIDGRELNAHVFTAPRGGPLRLTNFRRTVWIPAVKAAGVDGLTIHGLRHTAASLYISAGTPPKVVQRVLGHASITITMDLYGHLYADEMDTWAERLDEAAQQSDVRPECGQTDDDEDNEGPAAVGAS, via the coding sequence ATGGCTGGACGAGCAGAAGAGGGCCGTCGCATGAGCATCAACCGACGTGGTGACAGGTGGCGCGCCCGCTATTACGGGCCCGACGGCCGCGAACGTAACAAGACGTTCGATCGTAAGATCGACGCGCAACGCTGGCTCGCTGACCAGAAAGCACGCATGAGCCGAGGCGAATGGATCGACCCTGCCGCACTACGAGTCGAGTTTGGGGTCATTGCAGAAGAGTGGTCCGGTACCACGCTGCACCTCAAACCACGTACCCGCGACGGTTATCGTCGGCTCCTCGACCGGCGCGTCCTCCCTCGCTGGCGACATATCCCCATGGGCAAGCTCGTCGGCTACGTGTCCGACTGGATCACCGAGCTAGGCTCGGCTGGCCTGTCTGCCACCGACATCCGGCAGACCGTCTACGTCTTCTCCGCCGTCTGCCAGTACGCCATCCGCACCGGACGACTCCACGTCAACCCACTTGCCGGAATCAAGCTCCCCCGTCCGAAGGCAACAAGGGAGCGGATCTTCCTCAACCACGTCGAGGTCGCCAAGCTCGCAGCCGAGGTCGGGGACTACGCCATCTTCATCCGCACCCTTGCCTATACCGGCATGCGCTGGGGTGAAGCCATTGCACTCCGCGTTCGTGACATCGATCTCAACCGTCGCCGCATCGACGTCCATCGCGCCTACACCGATCTCGCGGGCAAGCTCATCGAGGGCACACCCAAGAGCCACCAGGCACGCACTGTGCCACTGCCGCCCTCGCTCTGCGCCGATCTACAGGCGCTCATCGACGGTCGAGAGCTCAACGCCCATGTCTTCACAGCACCACGTGGCGGACCGCTCCGCCTCACCAACTTCCGACGTACTGTCTGGATCCCAGCCGTCAAGGCCGCCGGGGTCGACGGCCTCACGATCCACGGTCTACGGCACACCGCCGCGTCGCTGTACATCTCTGCTGGGACGCCACCCAAGGTCGTGCAACGCGTTCTCGGACATGCCTCGATCACCATCACGATGGATCTCTACGGGCACCTCTACGCGGACGAGATGGATACCTGGGCTGAACGCCTCGACGAGGCCGCCCAGCAATCCGACGTACGGCCAGAATGCGGCCAAACCGACGATGACGAGGACAACGAAGGCCCTGCTGCGGTAGGTGCAAGCTGA
- a CDS encoding helix-turn-helix domain-containing protein produces MMNAEGLWTPDDLSSYLDIPKETLYRWRYLGIGPVAVRIGKHLRYDPADVRAWLDEQKRAVA; encoded by the coding sequence ATGATGAACGCGGAAGGGTTGTGGACACCCGATGATTTGTCCAGCTACCTCGATATCCCGAAGGAAACGCTCTACAGGTGGCGCTATCTCGGCATCGGCCCTGTTGCCGTGCGCATCGGCAAGCATCTGCGGTACGACCCTGCCGACGTGCGCGCATGGCTGGACGAGCAGAAGAGGGCCGTCGCATGA